One segment of Primulina tabacum isolate GXHZ01 chromosome 6, ASM2559414v2, whole genome shotgun sequence DNA contains the following:
- the LOC142549385 gene encoding protein transport protein Sec61 subunit gamma-1, with product MDALDQVFDPLRDFAKDSVRLVKRCHKPDRKEFTKVATRTAIGFVVMGFVGFFVKLIFIPINNIIVGAS from the exons ATGGATGCTTTGGACCAGGTTTTCGATCCGCTCAGAGATTTCGCCAAGGACAGCGTTCGCCTCGTTAAGCGATGCCACAAGCCCGATCGCAAAG AATTCACGAAGGTAGCGACTCGTACGGCGATCGGGTTCGTGGTGATGGGATTCGTTGGCTTTTTCGTTAAATTGATCTTCATTCCTATCAACAATATCATCGTCGGTGCTTCTTAA